The proteins below come from a single Zea mays cultivar B73 chromosome 8, Zm-B73-REFERENCE-NAM-5.0, whole genome shotgun sequence genomic window:
- the LOC100275329 gene encoding uncharacterized protein LOC100275329, translating to MDRSKSYAGGRMQIEPYYDGGGARPDFRSYSYSAGGSGMGTSSYAYQYEYGGAGAGAGEEMKRSKSKRRWLALADPDMERKRRVAAYKAYGVEGKMKGSFRKSFKWIKDRYLNLVYGWS from the coding sequence ATGGACCGATCCAAGTCGTACGCGGGCGGGCGCATGCAGATCGAGCCGTACTACGACGGAGGCGGCGCGCGGCCGGACTTCCGGTCCTACTCCTACAGCGCCGGCGGCAGCGGGATGGGGACGTCGTCCTACGCGTACCAGTACGAGTACggcggggcgggggcgggggcgggggaaGAGATGAAGCGGAGCAAGTCGAAGCGGCGGTGGCTGGCGCTGGCGGACCCGGACATGGAGCGCAAGCGCCGGGTGGCGGCGTACAAGGCGTACGGCGTGGAGGGCAAGATGAAGGGCTCCTTCCGCAAGAGCTTCAAGTGGATCAAGGACCGCTACCTAAACCTCGTCTACGGGTGGTCCTGA